One genomic region from Athalia rosae chromosome 3, iyAthRosa1.1, whole genome shotgun sequence encodes:
- the LOC105689871 gene encoding protein phosphatase 1L-like isoform X2, giving the protein MRIYVLKPEVLVCGAVLIVMLFYLQAVDVWSRTLLGRIQYTLGRSTSKVSKLQFLVNSSVNSGEKLSWELKEGYISAYAVQGRRARMEDRFVINNDINSTGVSLFAVFDGHGGEFAANYARDKLIPNINNKVIELKDMIAGKPSKSKVEKTDLIDKEKSKTGEKDKNEGISALERKKSFRKTASTSLTDESMIKTVGVTDPELLNKLESLVRPITREVRPNLHGEKPLPKIDTASYIDGDKINYGRLLTDEVLAVDRLLVSAAKKNMDVAGTTALIALLEGNKLIVANVGDSRGVMCDSKGNAIPLSFDHKPQQQRERMRIKDAGGFVTFNGVWRVAGILATSRALGDYPLKDKKLVIADPDILTFDLSDHNPMFLILASDGLWDTFSNEEAVAFIKERINEPHYGAKSITLQSYYRGSLDNITVVVINLKERKYSVATAKRA; this is encoded by the exons ATGCGCATCTACGTTCTCAAGCCTGAAGTCCTAGTCTGTGGAGCGGTCCTTATCGTCATGCTATTTTATCTGCAAGCCGTTGACGTATGGAGCAGAACTCTCCTGGGCAGAATCCAGTACACCCTTGGCCGATCGACTTCCAAG GTTTCAAAACTCCAATTCTTGGTGAACAGTTCTGTGAACAGTGGGGAGAAACTCAGTTGGGAATTAAAGGAGGGTTACATATCTGCGTATGCCGTGCAAGGCCGAAGAGCAAGAATGGAGGATCGATTCGTAATCAATAACGACATAAACTCTACTGGAGTCTCACTGTTTGCTGTTTTTGATGGACACGGAGGAGAA TTTGCTGCTAATTATGCTAGAGACAAACTAATCCCTAACATCAACAACAAGGTCATTGAACTGAAAGACATGATCGCTGGTAAGCCCTCAAAATCaaaagttgagaaaactgaTTTGATCGAcaaagagaaatcaaaaacTGGTGAAAAGGATAAGAATGAAGGGATCAGCGCCTTGGAACGCAAGAAGTCTTTCCGCAAAACTGCGAGTACCTCCTTAACTGATGAATCTATGATTAAAACTGTGGGTGTTACCGATCCTGAACTGCTTAATAAATTAGAAAGTCTGGTTCGCCCTATCACCAGAGAG GTAAGACCTAATCTACACGGTGAAAAACCACTACCAAAAATAGACACTGCTAGCTACATCGACGGAGACAAAATAAACTATGGTAGATTACTGACAGACGAAGTCCTTGCTGTAGATAGGCTGTTGGTGAGTGCTGCCAAGAAGAACATGGATGTTGCTG GCACAACGGCATTGATAGCACTGCTAGAAGGCAACAAGCTTATTGTGGCTAATGTCGGAGATTCACGGGGGGTGATGTGCGATTCAAAAGGTAATGCGATTCCTCTGTCGTTTGACCACAAACCACAACAG CAAAGGGAAAGGATGCGGATCAAGGATGCAGGGGGTTTTGTCACATTCAATGGCGTCTGGAGAGTGGCTGGAATCTTGGCAACCTCCAGGGCTCTCGGAGATTATCCtttaaaagataaaaaacttGTAATCGCTGATCCTGATATTCTGACATTCGATTTGAGCGATCACAACCCGATGTTCCTCATACTGGCGTCCGATGGACTCTGGGACACATTCAGTAACGAAGAAGCTGTTGCTTTTATAAAGGAACGTATTAACGAGCCCCATTATGGTGCCAAAAGTATTACTCTACAGAGTTATTACAG AGGATCGTTGGATAATATCACGGTAGTAGTAATCAACTTGAAAGAACGTAAGTACAGCGTGGCGACAGCTAAACGAGCGTAA
- the LOC105689886 gene encoding divergent protein kinase domain 2A-like, whose product MLYFNNIVRFRKWKVFLILGLFSLALGLKVVLKTLRLTAAQLTDLQKCPACFGLSLCDAILNNKISIRHKNAYATFANLFGSKNVFFGTYGKEKVVLKKLAHTSELEAFDKMLCSDQKLLELCVTNSNKKAIPRNIDFYTRVIREITSDFTSENISNLKLCPITDHMDDLLYNVYANGGKNEKEISHAYLWTMIKINPEPLVLQILPAEEGWPVPKYFGACGRLVVEEYVGPSLSNYYSEPWIRRAKISASLLEAAQMFTYRNPHFGFYLTDISPDNIAIDPWDNAKFIDMENLIVVDKRISNNNMTSEWEKLEVNDADFDCRNCLAFSPSDICSHRYSDHNYYAVCQHLLAQTTSSSSIPGGLLHDIPKDILTKHPDLPNLLLQCAVPSSVYTRIMAGNSLRKVLIEIVSSNI is encoded by the exons ATGTTATATTTTAACAACATAGTTCGTTTTCGGAAATGGAAGGTGTTTCTGATTCTTGGTCTGTTCTCACTGGCCTTAGGGCTAAAGGTGGTTTTAAAAACTCTGAGATTGACAGCAGCTCAGTTGACTGACTTACAAAAGTGCCCCGCATGTTTTGGGCTTTCATTATGTGATGCAATACTGAATAACAAAATAAGCATAAGGCATAAAAATGCTTATGCAACGTTTGCCAATCTATTTGGAagcaaaaatgtttttttcggtACTTATGGAAAGGAAAAGGTGGTGCTGAAAAAACTTGCTCACACTTCAGAACTCGAAGCGTTTGATAAAATGCTCTGCTCAGATCAAAAGCTCCTTGAATTATGCGTGACAAATAGTAACAAGAAAGCCATACCTCGTAATATTGACTTTTACACAAGAGTCATACGAGAAATAACGTCAGACTTCACTAGTGAAAATATTAGCAATTTGAAGCTTTGCCCCATCACTGATCATATGGACGATCTGCTTTACAACGTATATGCCAATGGtgggaaaaacgagaaagaaatatCTCATGCTTACCTTTGGACtatgataaaaatcaatcctGAACCACTCGTGTTACAG ATATTGCCAGCGGAAGAAGGTTGGCCTGTACCGAAGTATTTTGGTGCGTGTGGGAGACTGGTGGTTGAGGAATATGTGGGTCCTTCGTTATCAAACTATTATAGCGAGCCCTGGATAAGACGGGCTAAAATATCTGCGAGTCTCCTCGAAGCTGCACAAATGTTCACTTATCGTAATCCACACTTTGGATTTTATTTGACAGATATATCGCCGGATAATATTGCCATCGATCCATGGGATAATGCGAAATTTATTGATATGGAAAATCTCATAGTTGTCGATAAGAGAATATCAAATAATA acatGACATCTGAGTGGGAGAAACTGGAAGTTAATGACGCTGATTTTGACTGCAGAAACTGTTTGGCTTTTTCACCGTCTGATATTTGCAGTCATCGTTACAGCGACCATAATTATTACGCAGTGTGCCAG CATCTTCTAGCCCAGACCACAAGCTCAAGTTCGATACCTGGAGGACTCCTGCACGATATACCAAAAGATATTTTAACCAAACATCCAGATCTTCCGAATTTGTTACTACAATGTGCGGTACCCAGTTCTGTCTACACGAGGATAATGGCCGGCAATTCTCTACGAAAAGTACTGATAGAAATCGTATCTAGTAATATATGA
- the LOC105689871 gene encoding protein phosphatase 1L-like isoform X1 — protein sequence MEDELEDKVLYQTYVSHMKLISKFAVGLPTGFNAGTNTPIGYLWRIMRIYVLKPEVLVCGAVLIVMLFYLQAVDVWSRTLLGRIQYTLGRSTSKVSKLQFLVNSSVNSGEKLSWELKEGYISAYAVQGRRARMEDRFVINNDINSTGVSLFAVFDGHGGEFAANYARDKLIPNINNKVIELKDMIAGKPSKSKVEKTDLIDKEKSKTGEKDKNEGISALERKKSFRKTASTSLTDESMIKTVGVTDPELLNKLESLVRPITREVRPNLHGEKPLPKIDTASYIDGDKINYGRLLTDEVLAVDRLLVSAAKKNMDVAGTTALIALLEGNKLIVANVGDSRGVMCDSKGNAIPLSFDHKPQQQRERMRIKDAGGFVTFNGVWRVAGILATSRALGDYPLKDKKLVIADPDILTFDLSDHNPMFLILASDGLWDTFSNEEAVAFIKERINEPHYGAKSITLQSYYRGSLDNITVVVINLKERKYSVATAKRA from the exons ATGGAAGATGAATTAGAAGACAAAGTTCTGTATCAGACATATGTGTCGCATATGAAACTCATATCTAAATTTGCCGTAGGTTTACCTACAGGGTTTAATGCTGGCACTAATACACCCATTGGATATTTGTGGAGAATAATGCGCATCTACGTTCTCAAGCCTGAAGTCCTAGTCTGTGGAGCGGTCCTTATCGTCATGCTATTTTATCTGCAAGCCGTTGACGTATGGAGCAGAACTCTCCTGGGCAGAATCCAGTACACCCTTGGCCGATCGACTTCCAAG GTTTCAAAACTCCAATTCTTGGTGAACAGTTCTGTGAACAGTGGGGAGAAACTCAGTTGGGAATTAAAGGAGGGTTACATATCTGCGTATGCCGTGCAAGGCCGAAGAGCAAGAATGGAGGATCGATTCGTAATCAATAACGACATAAACTCTACTGGAGTCTCACTGTTTGCTGTTTTTGATGGACACGGAGGAGAA TTTGCTGCTAATTATGCTAGAGACAAACTAATCCCTAACATCAACAACAAGGTCATTGAACTGAAAGACATGATCGCTGGTAAGCCCTCAAAATCaaaagttgagaaaactgaTTTGATCGAcaaagagaaatcaaaaacTGGTGAAAAGGATAAGAATGAAGGGATCAGCGCCTTGGAACGCAAGAAGTCTTTCCGCAAAACTGCGAGTACCTCCTTAACTGATGAATCTATGATTAAAACTGTGGGTGTTACCGATCCTGAACTGCTTAATAAATTAGAAAGTCTGGTTCGCCCTATCACCAGAGAG GTAAGACCTAATCTACACGGTGAAAAACCACTACCAAAAATAGACACTGCTAGCTACATCGACGGAGACAAAATAAACTATGGTAGATTACTGACAGACGAAGTCCTTGCTGTAGATAGGCTGTTGGTGAGTGCTGCCAAGAAGAACATGGATGTTGCTG GCACAACGGCATTGATAGCACTGCTAGAAGGCAACAAGCTTATTGTGGCTAATGTCGGAGATTCACGGGGGGTGATGTGCGATTCAAAAGGTAATGCGATTCCTCTGTCGTTTGACCACAAACCACAACAG CAAAGGGAAAGGATGCGGATCAAGGATGCAGGGGGTTTTGTCACATTCAATGGCGTCTGGAGAGTGGCTGGAATCTTGGCAACCTCCAGGGCTCTCGGAGATTATCCtttaaaagataaaaaacttGTAATCGCTGATCCTGATATTCTGACATTCGATTTGAGCGATCACAACCCGATGTTCCTCATACTGGCGTCCGATGGACTCTGGGACACATTCAGTAACGAAGAAGCTGTTGCTTTTATAAAGGAACGTATTAACGAGCCCCATTATGGTGCCAAAAGTATTACTCTACAGAGTTATTACAG AGGATCGTTGGATAATATCACGGTAGTAGTAATCAACTTGAAAGAACGTAAGTACAGCGTGGCGACAGCTAAACGAGCGTAA